TTGATTGCCGCCCCCCCCTTAATTCCCCCTACTGAAGTATTACCCCCCTTAATCCCCCCTAATTTAGGGGGGACACGGCTTGCCGAGAGGGGTCATGCTTCCCAAGAGGGGAGGGAGTGCGAGCAGAAGAGGGGTAATGTTCTCTACGTCAGCGCGACAACAGGCGAAAATATCACAGCCCTGAAGGAACGTATTGCACTCCTCGCAAAGAAAGACGCGCCCGAAAAGAGACTCGTTGCTGACCTCCTCAAGCCCAGCGATATTGTGATTCTCGTTGTCCCTGTCGACAAAGCAGCCCCGAAAGGCCGTCTCATTCTCCCTCAGCAGCAGACTATACGCGACATTCTCGACTCGCATTGCTCGTGCTTAGTGTGCCAGGACTTACAGCTTCCGGCCATGTTCGACTCCCTGAACGCAAAGCCCGCAATAGTCATCACGGACTCGCAGGTTTTTTCACGGGTTGACGCTGTTACGCCGAAAGATATTCCGCTGACATCATTCTCGATACTTTTCGCACGGTACAAAGGAGATTTGCGGACTCTTGTTGACGGTGCAAAGAAACTCTCACAGCTTCATGACGGCGACAGGGTATTAATCTCGGAAGGCTGCACACATCACAGGCAGTGCGGGGACATCGGAACGGAGAAGATTCCCGAATGGATACGGAAATATTCAGGGGCAAGGCCGGATTTCTCGTTCA
This sequence is a window from Synergistaceae bacterium. Protein-coding genes within it:
- the hydF gene encoding [FeFe] hydrogenase H-cluster maturation GTPase HydF, translating into MVTQGTSGSSLNETPSGERVHIAFFGLRNAGKSSLVNAVTGQNLAIVSDVKGTTTDPVRKAMELLPLGPVVIIDTPGLDDEGELGGMRVKRAMNVLANCDVAVLVHDSTQEFSPAESDLLKLFDERNLPHIVAYNKADLIAAPPLIPPTEVLPPLIPPNLGGTRLAERGHASQEGRECEQKRGNVLYVSATTGENITALKERIALLAKKDAPEKRLVADLLKPSDIVILVVPVDKAAPKGRLILPQQQTIRDILDSHCSCLVCQDLQLPAMFDSLNAKPAIVITDSQVFSRVDAVTPKDIPLTSFSILFARYKGDLRTLVDGAKKLSQLHDGDRVLISEGCTHHRQCGDIGTEKIPEWIRKYSGARPDFSFTSGGEFPDIDTLREYALVVHCGGCMLNEQEMKSRLTRASMAGVPIVNYGVAIAEMHGILRRSLEPFGL